The Lathyrus oleraceus cultivar Zhongwan6 chromosome 5, CAAS_Psat_ZW6_1.0, whole genome shotgun sequence genome includes the window ACTCCTAACCTACAACTTcattcatttaaaaaaaaatgaaatttcaaACATTAAACTACTTGACAAAACAAACTTCTTACACTCCTTAAAAATGTGTTTGGATGAAATATTTAACGagaaaaaataattttttgaaGGAATTTAAAATAATTTGACTAAAATTCATTGTTTGAATACAAAATATGGAGAATTGTTAAAATGATGTAAATTTATGAAGTATTTTATTGAAGTTAAATTTAAAGAATTTCAAATAACacaaaaaaataaagaatttAAAAATGCTTCTTCACTCTATATAATGAGAATGTTAAATTGTTTATTattaatttttcaaattttataCAATACTCCTCATAGTTTATGAAAAATTCAAATTCAccttcaaaattttcaaaaattgaaaatAAATGCTTAATAATTTTTAAGTTTTACAATTTAGTCTCttcaaatttttaaaaattgtaaATTAGTCcttatttttcatattttaattttgacccaaattttttaaaatttataaatatGATCAAAAAATTAACAATGAATCATTTTAATACTCCAtccaaaaaaaataaaattaaaaatgaGTGAATTTCAATTAAATCATTTGTTTGTTTAGAATTTTGAATTTCTTAAATATTCTCAATTACCTCCTTCAAACATTCTCTAAAATAATTTATTATGAGAAAACTCAAAActtgattttttttaattgagAAACCATCATAAATACCAAAAAGTTTAATAATGTTAATATTTTTCAATTGAATTAGAGTATTAATTTCCATTAAAGATTAGAAAAAGAATTAATATatgaattaatttttttataGACATTGTTATATGAATATTTTTAAGTGCCCATGAGTTTTAGATGACACCATACTTTTAActaaaataaatttaaaattttaatttatttaaaaataaattatttataaaaaagtGAGGAGTAACATTTTATGCATAGATGGTAGCTAGGAATTGAACCAAAGTGTATGATATGAGTACCTAATAGTAATTTTTAGAATTTAAAAAATTAGAGAATATTTATTCCAAACATTTAGTGACTTTCTATTTGTGTGACTTTTTATTCCAAAATTGAAGACCCCGCTTAAAAAGTTCACTCTTTCTTCCTCTACTCATCATTCTCACACACGACGTAAGGGTTTCATTTGACTACAGTTTTTGATTCATGGACCCTGATGTTCTTGAAATTCCTCCTCCAATTTTCAAACACCCTCGTAGGTTCAAAAAACAGAAACAGGTTTCTATCTATCTATTCTCAAACCCTTTGTTTCTTTAGCTTTCTTTTATTGGTATCTATTCAAAGTTTTCATCTTTATTTAAATTCTTCATCTGGGTTTCACTTTTCACTCTAGATTATTTTTTTATGTTAAGTTTCTGCTTTAAAAATCATTGCTTTTGCTAGTTTGTATTGTTACTTCTCTTACGATCATGATCACCTTTCGATTTCTTTCGTTCCTTCATGTGAGCTTTGTTAGTACTAGAATCTGTTTAGCCCTAATGTTCTGATTGCAACTTTTTTAACTTTTTGATTCTATGTTTGATACACTGAATACTGGtttttctgttttatgttctTATGATAAAAGCGGGGTAAATTTCTCTGGTTAATTTATGCATTCTGGTTTAAATTTGTAGTCCATCATCTATGATGTGATTGACATTGTCGACGACAATGAGAATGACGATGATGATTTGATGATACTTGGTGAAATAACTCCTAAGCATAGCAAGGGGAAGGCAGCTGAAGCCCTTCGCGAGGGTTATGGCGATAATCATCAAGTTGCGGTTTGTATAAGATGATTTCTGTTATTTCTTGCAATAGATTGATATTATTTTTGTTCGCAATCCTTTTAAGGAATTGTCTTATTTTATTTATTGGCAGCGTGGCGTGGAAAAAAGTGGAAAAGTTAGTGGGATTGGGTCTTCTAGTGGTCATGATCGCCGTGGTTCTCATCGATCATTTGACAATGGTGACTACCTTGGTTTGAGTTCAGATGAATATATAGATGTAGACGAGTATGCCTTATTACAGGGAGCGGGCAGTAGCGGTTCATTCCATTCAAATTTTGTTGGACATGACGGATCATTGCATCCTTCTGGAGTAGAATCGGGATACCTTTGGTCGAATAGTTCTTATAGCTTCAATGCCACTCCTAAGCATGTGTGTGGTTCTACTAGTGCTCTCAAATCTGCAAGAGATGTACATAATGGAGCAGCTGTTGCTCTCCCACAATTGACAATAATTGATGAAGCTGAAAATGAAACTCTGAGGAAACTTCGAAGTTTTAAGCAATTTGATACTGTCATTGACACTTCGGATCATCACTTTATTAATCATTATTCCTCCACAAAGCAGGTTAgcttctctttttctttttttttaaagaCTCTGTTTTAGTGGTATTTTTAAACTTTATGGATTTACATATTTACCTATTTCACGAGCAGAATCCAAAGAGTTGGGCTAAACAAATCCAGGAAGAGTGGAAGATTTTGGAGAAGCATTTGCCGGGTCAGTTTAGTATTCCGAATACTAAATCTCCTGTAATATTTTCTATGGCATATTGCTGAATCTGACCATTTGTTCGACTTTTTCTTTATTGCTCATTAGATACAATATTTGTGAGAGTCTACGAATCAAGGATGGATCTTATGAGGGCTGTGATTATTGGAGCAGAAGGGACTCCTTACCACAATGGTCTTTTCTTTTTTGATATTTTCTTTCCCAGTGGCTATCCTAATGTACCCCCGGTACGTGGTTGAGGACACTATAACTGACTCACATTATTTTCGTTATCACTCTTTTTAATTCTATTATGACAAAAAAGTAATTTTTTTTCTCGTGGCAGAACGTCCATTACCACTCTGGAGGTCTTCGGCTCAACCCTAATTTGTATAACTGCGGCAAAGTATGTCTCAGTCTACTTAACACCTGGTCTGGCACCACGAAGGAGAGATGGACTAAAGGTGTTTCAACAATGCTACAAGTTCTAGTCTCCATACAAGGGCTAATCTTGAACACAATGCCTTACTACAACGAACCTGGATATGAATCTTTGAGGGGTACACCAAACGGTGAAACGCAGGCCCGACAGTATAATCAAAATACATTCATTCTATCGTTGAGGACAATGATGTATACAATAAGAAAGCCTCCAAAGGTTTGGTTTATATCTTGTATATCTCTATCACGTTTGCTTTACTACGTTCACTTGTCGCACTTACGTTTTATTTTTTCCCGCAGTTTTATGTCATACTCATGATATTACAGTACTTTCTGAATATCTTTACAAATATCTACGCGATGTCTGCAAAAGAATACTGTCATTGCAAGTaatttatttcttttcttttcttggGGTTCAAGCAACTGATTTAAGTCATTTTTGGTTTTCAGAATTTTGAAGATTTAGTTGCCGGGCATTTCTACAGCCGAGCGCATGATATTCTGGCGTCATGCAAAGCATACGAAAAAGGTGTTCAAGTTGGTTGTTTGGTCAAAGGTGGGGTTCGAGATGTTGATGGGAGTAACGGAAAAAACTGCCCAGCTAAATTTAAGTCTGGTTTAGTTGAATGTGTGCCTTCTCTCATCAAAGAGTTCGAAAATGTTGGAGTTAAGGACTGTGAGAAATTCACGTCTCAGGTACGACGCAGTACCACCAGCAGAAAGTGATTTTGCATAACTACATATGAGTGTGATCATAGAACATTCTTTTTCAAGACTCAATGGTGAGACTGATGATACTAAAGGCTTATTACATCAACATCATGTTggtttttgtttttctttttcttttatcaTCTCTTGTTTCTTGCTCTAAAAGAAAAGCAAGTAAATCAagtttttatttttcattttagTTTGTAATTACACAAATCTGATGTTAATTTTTACTTTAATTCGTTCTTTTTTATTACAAAGTTATACAGTCACCACTGTTAGCCATTGGACAGCCACAAAAACGGAAAAGCattgaaaaagaaagaaaaacaaaaacagGTTCTCTGAAAAGTCAAAAATGCCATTAAAATTTTATCTTGGGACATACTTTTATTATAGACATGTTTTAACAATATGTAAGTGAGACATCCCTCTTTTGATCAAAATTTTTATCTGAAAATACGGAAATTTTTTATTCGGAAATTTTTGTAAAAATTCCATCCTTAAAAATCTGGGGCATATATTAGAGGTGGCAAATTGGGTCGTGGCGCAAAAAATGACGGGTTGTGTTGAGATTTTGTGCTTGTCTATCCGCTCAGCTTTAAGTTCACCATAAAAAGGGCGGGTTAACCCGTCAACTTAGTTATCAAAcatttaaaatatttattttcgTTGATTGAAGATTATTACTTGAACTATAATTTTTGAATATTTATTGATGATtctattttatatatttatttgtgaATATATGCGGGTCCATTTTACCATCCCTAACATATACTTCCAATGCTTTATCTTTGTCCAGACAACTAGTGTGGTTTAatatatttatgaaaataaggaGTAATAGGCAAAATAGGAAATCTGGTGTGTAAAAAGAATTTGTGGAGATACATCATCATACACTTTTTTAGGGAAATTATATATCTCACTTGTCTTTGTTTGGATAATTTTAGATGCGTTCGAAAAATAATATTGCAAGGATATTTTCAAATTTTTAGAGATGTGAATCGCACCATATAAAATGGAATAAGACACCACAAAATTAAACGGGGATAGAGCCCAATATTTATACACACCAGCAGAACTCTAACAAGACGGTATGAGTAACAAATTAACCCAAGAAGGGTTAGTTAATAAAAATAACAAATTTAAATGAAATTGTTTCTTCCGTCCTAACCCTAAGTGACAGAGAAATACTCTATGAAAATTTGAAAGTGCCCATGAGAATTTGAAAGTGAATTTTTGGACGCATCCTTTTCACATTAAAACATGTCTTAATTGAGACTCACCccaattttttttcttcaaaatttaGTCTAGAAATATATCTTCAGAAGCAATGGTATTTTCAAATTTTTAGAGATGCGAATCGCACCATATAAAGTGGAAAAAGTAATCCTAAAAATACAAGGGACAAAGTCCAATATTTATACACATTAACAGTAACAAATTAAACCCAATAAAATAGGAAGTGttatttaataaaaataacaAATTTAAGTGGAATTATTTCTTCCATCCTAAGTGACAGAAAAATATGCTATGAAAATTTGAAAGTGCCCATGAGAATATGTAAGTGAATTTTTGGGCACATCCTTTTCACATCAAAATATGTTTTAATTGAGACTCACTCCATTTTTTTCTAAAGATTAGTCCAGAAATGTATCTTCGGACTCACCCATCAAGGATTTTTCTAATTTAACAACTCAGTGATAAATCGAGATGTATACTTTCGAATTTGTGAAGCAGGAATTTGAAAAAATATCACATTTACATGTTAGTCACAATTCCGGAAGTGCATTTCCGGAAATGTCAAGAGTGAAATTTAATTAAACAACATCGTGCATGTTCTTCCTCCTCGTGATTAAATATCATTTTATCTAAAAACCCTTAAAAATATTCTTCCATTCTCAATCAAGTTTTGCACTCCAAAACTCCACTCTTGTGTTTCATCATATCAAAAGGAGCAAAAAAAGTTGTAATTTAAGGTAAAATTCGTGTATTTCATTCCTCATTGCTCacattaatctgatttttgagCTGATAAAAGATACATTGCGTATGGAAATACACTTTCAGATTCTAGATAAGTTCATACAAAAGTGTATTTTTGGAATAGTTCAAAGTACAATTTGGACAATTCTTTTTGAATACTTTCTTTTATTGTTTTCCTTAGATATGGTGCACCCTAATGTTATCCCTAAACGTATTGTGTCTACGAATGTCCAATTTGTTGATGTCAAGGTAGATGATGGCAACCAATTTACAAATGGACAAGAGTTTGATGTTCGGGCTCATATGCTCCAATGGATCCACACGGAGGACTCTAAATTGGGGTTTTGCGTTGTAATTGGAAGGTCAGATAATGGTTCAGATAGAAGACTTGCATTTGTGACACTGAGAAATAATTCTTCTCCAGAAGTTGAAACGAGGTGACACCGATTCGAGGAAATGTGATTGTCCTTTTAAGTTGTGTGGATATCTTTTGGCAAATAATAAATGGAGATTTAATGTGATTTATGGTACACATATTCATGACACGTGTCACAAGTTAGCCAATCATCCCATTGCATGTTGCCTTATGTCCCAAGAGAAGGAAATCGTTTCTCACATGACATTGAACATGGTGCAAACCAAAAATATATTTGCAACTTTGAAATGTAAAAGACTCGAGAATATctcaaatatcaaaaagtataTAATGTTTGTGTCCGAAATAACAAAGCGATAAGAGGGGATATAATTGAAATGCAATAATTGTTGAAATTTATAGATGATAGCCATTATGTATCTTGGCACCGAGGGTGCGAGGATGGTGAAACTGTTCAAAATATATTTTGGATTCATCTTAATTTTAAGTTGTTCAACACATTTCCCATTATACTCATCATTGATTCAACGTGTAAGACAAACAAGTGCATGCTTCCACTATTGGAAATTGTTGGTGTTACCTCTACCAAAAAGACTTATTCCGCTGCGTTTGTATTTTTAGAAAGCGAAAAAGAGGACAACATTATTTGGGCTTTAAAAGTGTGTTGGACAATGTTGAAGGAGAAGGAAAACACTCTGAAGGTCATTTTCACCAATCACGACACTACATTGATGAATTCGATCGCAAATGTGTTTCATACTTCATATACATTACTTTGTAGGTATCACATCACAAAGAATGTGAGAAGTCGACTTAAGCATGCGATAGGGACCAAACAAataaaggatgaagatgaaaaaatggtcaaagttggcGTGATACTAGAAAGAATAATTGATGCATGAAATGTTATAATAAATTCTTCTACGAAATAATTATATGCTGATTTTGTTATACTTTTCAAGAAGGTATGTGAGAAATATCTGAATTTCTTGAGATATGTTGAAAGTAAAATTCAAGACTAGGTGAAGGAAAAGATTGTTTGTGCTTAGACTGATCAAGTTAGACACTTTGGAAATACAATAACTAACCGAGTTGAATATTCCTATGTTACGCTGAAGAATTGGTTGGGAGATAGTAAATGTGATTTGTGTAGAGGTTGAGGCTCTGTGAACCAAATGATCCAAAATCAACATAATGAGATTCAAACATTATTTGGTTGCAACATTATAGTGTTATAACACAGATTCAAAAACAACAATCTCTATTCACAGTTGGTCGGCAACATATCTCAAGCATgattgaattttatttttcacgAAGCCAAGCAAGTTGAGAAAGTAGGTTCCAATAGCTCAAAGTATGATCGTACACTTAGAAAGAAGTATGGTCTCTCATATGTTTTTCTAATTTCAAAAACAGTGAAACTTGATAGCCCAATATGAATGGATGAGGTTTGCACTCACTATAAAAGGCTCACATTTGATGATGATGGTGTGGTGAAGGACGATAAGTCGAATATATCTATCTTGAATGAATGAGAAGTGATATAAGAGAGATTTTTGAAAGCTAGTGACAACATGAAACTTCATAACAAAGAGAAAATGAGGAAAATTGCTTATCCAGAACCCAAAATTTGAAACCATTGTCTCAATCGGTAAAAATAAAAGGTGGTCCTAAGAAGTTCAAACTAAAACCAAGTTACACAATGATGCAATCTCCTTCCTATTTTGAGCATGTTGATAAACTTTTTTCGAATTATCCAacttcaaaatctcaaaaaagTGTTTTAAAAAAAGTCTGCATTAGCAAACCATCTCCTTCACCACCTTTACCAAAAATGCTATACATCGAAAATATGTCAgtttttatgcacaaatacacTAAACAGATTGTCAATGTTGAGGGTGATGGTAAATGTGGTTATCGAACTGTTTCGACTTTGCTCGGTAAAGGAGATAAGGATCATACATTTATCCTCCAATAACTTATCAAACAATTAAATGCACATAAAGAATCATACACACAAATATATGTGAACAAATATTTAGCGTACTTCCCTGAAATGAGTCATCTAGATGCAATTCATGAATCTCTTATTCCTTGTATTAGTGGTCCGGCACTGGAGGAAAAATTAGCGTACTTCCCTGAAATGAGTCATCATATAGTAAATGTGTATAATAAGGTGTGTATTGATCTGACAAGTTACGGATTCTCGAAAATATTTTTTCCTCTATGGACTGCCCCACCTCAAAATCCAACTAATTGTATTATGTCTATTAGGTTGCTTTCAAAATCATGATattttgttcaagtttatttGAAATTGAAATGCCATATACCACTGATATCACTGGAGTGGACAACTCATTCAACAAGGGAAGCTGGAACTTGACATAATTATTTTTTGGATATGATGCAAGAATTCACCAAGTTGAGCGAGGTCGAAAGAGAACCAAATAAACAAAAGTCAAAGACGGAACCACCAATAGATATAGATTTAGACGATGACACATGTTtatattcattttaatttttattcaaCAATATATTTATATGGTTAGACATATTTTGTATATAATCTTGGGTTAATATTAATGATGACAAATATATACAATTTTGTAGATTTCAATATATGTTCCAGTTTCCCAAAATattttcaatttttgttttctATAACAAGTTCTTTTTCTAAAACAGGTTTTGTGTGAACAATACATGGTGACTTCGGAAATACATATATGGATGCACCCCAAATGTTTAAAAAAATACGAACACGAGTTTATTCAGAAATGCATTTTCGGATTCACCATAGTTTCGAAAATTTCACTAAAAAAAATAAGGTGTATACAAAAGTACATCTCCGAAAAATCTCCTAAGACATGTTTGAGTTTCTAAATTCCACATTGATCTAAAACTTGTATAAATACGAGTTTCTTATATCATGTTTTTAACAAAATCACATCGCACCAAAATGAGACATGTCACACTTGTCTACTTCAACAACCCGATGGACTCACTTGAATTTAGGATCACAGAGTACACCTCTATTGTAGATCTAAAATTCATACTGGAAAATCTCCTACAATATTCACATAATCGAAGAGTTATGAAACTCGAGTACCGTTCACCCTCGATTGACAACGAAGGAAAGATTCAATTCAACAAGTTTGAGTTGAAGACAAATGAATATTTAAGATTTATCTGGAGTACATTTCACTGTTACAAAACAAAAGGTTCAATTAAGCTGGATGCGAAGATTACGATCTCGACCGAAGATATTCTGAAGATGTTGAAACGTCCTACTTGATAATGAAATATATTGTTCAATTTACGTTAATGATTATCTATGTACTATTCCATTTTTTATGTATGTCATAATAATTATCGACGTTAATCTATCTCTATTTTTACATTTGTTTTGTTTCTCCATTTGTTCATGGTTTAGTGGAATTCAGAAATACACTTTCATAAGATATACAGAGATGCATTTCTGAATTATATTTTGTCATAGAATTGAGGTATGACTCAATAAAAAATGGATTATGTGAATGTGATACGTCAGAAAGTATATTTCATAATTTTAAAGATAATTTTGATTTTTCACATGAACTGAGGAACCATCCTTAAGATGAGAAGAGCAATCCGAACTTAAAATATCAATTATACCGGGCTATTTGTGTTTACCAACCACTATGCACAATTACATGTATTTTATAGGTAAAAATTCGATCTATATAACCATTTATTGACAAATACAACTTCTAATATTGAGTAAAAGTGCAAATCTATAGTTTTTAGATAAAGTGATTTATTATTCTTTAGGCTGAGAAAATAATAAAAGGTgaatttgtattttttttaagATGTAGCGTGAAATTTAGGAGTTTTTTATTAAAATAATCTAcgatttaaaaaaattattaaaataacCCACATTTCAGATAATTTTCCAAAATAACCTATTTTGAAGAACCGATgccagatgaattgacgcatGCTCTTTAAATTAAAAAGATGACGCCAATTGGATTAGCTTCTGCACCTAGTGTTGCCAATCAAATTGGCGCCCGTGTGTTATTTTTAAATGCATtcgtcaattggattgacactAGTGTGTATTGTGTAATTTTTGTTTGTTAATAAT containing:
- the LOC127086339 gene encoding putative ubiquitin-conjugating enzyme E2 38 isoform X2, coding for MDPDVLEIPPPIFKHPRRFKKQKQSIIYDVIDIVDDNENDDDDLMILGEITPKHSKGKAAEALREGYGDNHQRGVEKSGKVSGIGSSSGHDRRGSHRSFDNGDYLGLSSDEYIDVDEYALLQGAGSSGSFHSNFVGHDGSLHPSGVESGYLWSNSSYSFNATPKHVCGSTSALKSARDVHNGAAVALPQLTIIDEAENETLRKLRSFKQFDTVIDTSDHHFINHYSSTKQNPKSWAKQIQEEWKILEKHLPDTIFVRVYESRMDLMRAVIIGAEGTPYHNGLFFFDIFFPSGYPNVPPNVHYHSGGLRLNPNLYNCGKVCLSLLNTWSGTTKERWTKGVSTMLQVLVSIQGLILNTMPYYNEPGYESLRGTPNGETQARQYNQNTFILSLRTMMYTIRKPPKNFEDLVAGHFYSRAHDILASCKAYEKGVQVGCLVKGGVRDVDGSNGKNCPAKFKSGLVECVPSLIKEFENVGVKDCEKFTSQVRRSTTSRK
- the LOC127086339 gene encoding putative ubiquitin-conjugating enzyme E2 38 isoform X1, with the translated sequence MDPDVLEIPPPIFKHPRRFKKQKQSIIYDVIDIVDDNENDDDDLMILGEITPKHSKGKAAEALREGYGDNHQVARGVEKSGKVSGIGSSSGHDRRGSHRSFDNGDYLGLSSDEYIDVDEYALLQGAGSSGSFHSNFVGHDGSLHPSGVESGYLWSNSSYSFNATPKHVCGSTSALKSARDVHNGAAVALPQLTIIDEAENETLRKLRSFKQFDTVIDTSDHHFINHYSSTKQNPKSWAKQIQEEWKILEKHLPDTIFVRVYESRMDLMRAVIIGAEGTPYHNGLFFFDIFFPSGYPNVPPNVHYHSGGLRLNPNLYNCGKVCLSLLNTWSGTTKERWTKGVSTMLQVLVSIQGLILNTMPYYNEPGYESLRGTPNGETQARQYNQNTFILSLRTMMYTIRKPPKNFEDLVAGHFYSRAHDILASCKAYEKGVQVGCLVKGGVRDVDGSNGKNCPAKFKSGLVECVPSLIKEFENVGVKDCEKFTSQVRRSTTSRK